In a genomic window of Penaeus vannamei isolate JL-2024 chromosome 10, ASM4276789v1, whole genome shotgun sequence:
- the LOC138862941 gene encoding uncharacterized protein yields the protein MALGRSARGNCANLGSWNLAPTTRLCHLRPLPVPRAPANENLRLLVSGYKVSVDVEACSGAESSSPSSSPSSSSSSSSSTPRRRGTALGRVPERPRASPGRPRRNTDGSNTAEGGQNPTRYHSPALISPPHYPAPTAPALLPSHSPVPTAPHPQPCLRSPPVLPLLCTLTALPPTASPPQQWTAGPPTCKVRSERERLRSVIFDSSWDSHPLHSSPHSSPLQVSPSLSSPPPRRGRFLVCCLKIALKPLEVLHNKVMRVVLGCPMTAKVLVTRKEPDLPSIHSRITQVSTILDI from the exons ATGGCGTTGGGGAGATCCGCTAGGGGGAACTGTGCTAATCTGGGCTCCTGGAACCTCGCGCCCACTACACGACTT TGCCATCTCAGGCCCCTGCCCGTGCCCCGTGCCCCAGCCAACGAGAATTTGCGATTATTGGTATCAGGGTATAAG GTGAGTGTGGACGTAGAGGCTTGCAGTGGCGCCGag tcctcctccccctcctcctccccctcctcctcctcctcctcctcctcctcc aCGCCCCGCCGCCGCGGCACTGCCCTCGGGCGCGTCCCTGAGCGTCCCAGGGCGTCGCCTGGGCGTCCGCGTCGCAACACCGACGGTAGCAACACTGCAGAAGGCGGCCAAA ACCCCACACGCTACCACAGCCCTGCCCTCATTTCGCCACCCCACTACCCCGCCCCCACAGCCCCAGCCCTACTGCCCTCTCACAGCCCTGTTCCTACAGCCCCGCACCCACAGCCTTGCCTTCGCAGCCCCCCAGTGCTCCCCCTACT CTGCACCCTCACTGCCCTTCCCCCCACAGCCTCGCCCCCACAGCAGTGGACAGCTGGCCCTCCGACGTGCAAGGTGCGCTCCGAAAGGGAAAGGCTTCGGTCTGTTATTTTTGACTCGTCCTGGGACTCCCA TCCTCTGCATTCCTCTCCTCACTCATCCCCGCTTCaggtttccccttctctctcctctcctccccctcg GCGAGGCCGGTTCTTGGTATGTTGCCTCAAAATTGCCCTCAAACCCTTAGAAGTCTTACATAACAAAGTCATGAGAGTCGTTCTTGGTTGCCCAATGACTGCCAAAGTTCTTGTCACGAGGAAAGAGCCAGACCTCCCTTCAATTCATAGTCGTATTACCCAAGTCAGCACCATACTCGACATCTGA